In Streptomyces sp. P9-A4, the genomic window AGTGCCTGTCCCTCCGTCCGCGCCGGCGGCTCTCCCAGCGCCCGTTCCCGCGCCTGACGCCCAGCCCGTCCGATCGGCCCTGGCCGTGTTCACCGCTCCCGGAATCCCGGGGCATCCGGTGAGCACGGCCAAGGCCGTTCGGCCGTACGAGCCTCCGGCCGGGTCTCAGCCCGCGACCCCGGCGTCCTCGAACACCTCACCCACCTCTGCCGCCCCTTCCGCCCCGTCCTCCTCGTCCTCCAGGGCGATCAGTTCCAGCAGCCGGGCGGCCAGCGAGGCCACCGTCGGGGCCGCGAAGAACTCCTTGAGGGAGATCTCCAGACCGGTGAGCAGATCGACCTTGTTGACCACCCGGGTCGCCAGGAGCGAGTGCCCGCCCAGCTCGAAGAAGCTGTCGTGGATGCCCACGTGGTCGACGCCGAGCACGTCCTTCCAGACCTCGGCGAGCGCCGACTCGATCTCGTTGCGCGGCGCGCTGTAGTCGCTCGCCAGATGCTCGCGCTCGGCCGCCGGCGCGGGCAGCGCCTGCCGGTCGATCTTCCCGCTGGTGGTGAGCGGCAGCGCCTCCATGACCACGAACGCGCCCGGGATCATGTACTCCGGCAGGGCGTCCTTGCAGCGCAGCCGTACGGCGGGCACGTCCACGGTCCGCCCCTGCGCGGGCACGGTGTAGGCCACCAGCCGGGTGTCGCCCGGCTCGTCCTCGCGGACCAGGACGACCGCCGAGGCGATCTCCTCCTGGGCGACGAGCGCCGCCTCGATCTCGCCCAGCTCGATCCGCAGACCGCGCAGCTTGACCTGGTGGTCGATGCGGCCGAGGAACTCCAGGTTGCCGTCGGGCAGCCAGCGCACCAGGTCGCCCGTCCGGTAGAGCCGGGCCTCCGGGTCCGCCGAGAAGGGGTGCGGGACGAAGACCCCCGCCGTCAGCTCGGGCCGCTCCCAGTAGCCGCGGGCGACACCGACGCCGCCGATCCACAGCTCGCCGGGGACACCGGCCGGGGCGAGGCCGCCGCCGGGGTCCATCACGTACGCCTCGGTGTTGCCGATGGGCCGGCCGATCGGCACCCGGTCGACGGGGCCGGTCAGCGTGTACGCCGTCGCGGAGATGGTCGTCTCCGTGGGGCCGTACGTGTTACAGATCGGCACCGTCGTGGCGCGGAACCACTGCGCGACCAGGTTCACCGGGACCGCCTCGCCGCCGAGGACGAGAAGCCGGAAGGAGTCGCCGTGGGTGTCGCCCGCCTCCAGGCGGGCCACGACCTGCTGCCACATCGCCGGGGTGAACTCGGCGACGGTGACGCCCTGTTCGCGGATCACCCGGAGGCTCTGCGCGGGCGTCCAGGTCTCGCCGTCGCGGAGCACGATCCGCCCGCCGGCCATCAGCGTCGGGAAGATCTGCTCGGCCGCCGCGTCGAAGCTGATCGACGCGAACTGAAGGGTCCGGTCGGCCGGCCCGAGCCCGTAGCGCTGCCGCATCTCCTGGAGCCGGTTGCTCATCGAGCGGTGCTCGATCATGACGCCCTTGGGGGTGCCCGTGGAGCCGGAGGTGTAGATGACGTACGCCAGCGAGGAGGGATCGACCGGGACCGCCGGGTCGGTGCCGTCGAGAGCGTCGAGCAGCGGGCGGTCGCGGTCCATCAGGAGCAGCTGCCGGCCGGGCGCCACCGGCAGCCGGCCCGCGACGGACTCCTGGGTGACGACCAGCGGCGTCCGGGTCTCGTCGAGCATGAACTGCAGGCGCTGGACGGGGTTGGCCGGGTCGAGCGGGACGTATCCCGCGCCCGCCTTGAGGATGCCGAGCATCGCCACGATCATGTCGGGCCCGCGCTCCAGGCAGATCGCGACCGGGACCTCGGGCCCCGCGCCCCGTGCGATCAGATGGCGGGCGACCTGCCCGGCGCGCACGTCGAGCTCCCGGTAGGTGAGCCGGACGTCCCCGCAGACGACGGCGACGGCGTCCGGGGTCTCGGCGGCGCGGGCCGCGAACAGCCGGTGGACGGGCCGCTCGTCCGCGTGGTCGACGCGGGTGTCGCCGCCGGTGCGGAGCAGGGCCGCGCGCTCCTCGTCGCCGAGGACGTCGAGGGTGCCGATACGGCGGTCGGGGTCGGCGGCGACCGCTTCGAGGAGACGGACGAGCCGGTCGCCGATCGTGACGACCGTGTCGTGGTCGAAGAGGTCGGAGAGGTACTCGATGTGGGCGTCGATGCCGGCCGGCTCCCGGTCGGCGGTGTGCCGCTCGGTCATGCCGAAGTCGAGGTCGAACTTGGCGGTGTGGGTGACCACGTCGTGCCAGCTCGTCGAGAGTCCCGGCATCGCCAGCTGCTCGCCGTCGGTCGCCTGGAGGAAGGCCAGCATGACCTGGAAGAGCGGGTGGTGGGCGGTCGAGCGGGTCGGGTTCAGCTCCTCGACCAGCCGCTCGAAGGGGATGTCCTGGTGGCCGTACGCCTCCAGGTCGGTGTACCGGACCCGCTCCAGCAGTTCACGGAAGGTGGGGTCTTCGGAGGTGTCCGTGCGCAGCACGACGGTGTTCACGAAGAAGCCGACGAGGTCGTCGAGCCCGTCCTCGGTACGGCCCGCCAGCGGCGCGCCGATCGGGATGTCGGTGCCCGCGCCCAGCCGGGTCAGCAGGGCGGCGACGGCGGCCTGCACGACCATGAACAGGGTGGACTGGTTGTCCCTGGCCAGCTCGGAGAGCCGGCCGTGCAGGACGGCCGGGACGCCGAAGCGGTGGATGCCGCCCCGGGGCGAGGCCACCTGCGGGCGGGTGCGGTCGACGGGCAGCGCGAGTTCCTGCGGGAGGTCGGCCAGCTGTCCGCGCCAGTAGGCGAGCTGGCGTGCGTCCAGGCTCCCGGGGTCGTCGGTGGCGCCGAGCAGCTCGCGCTGCCAGACCGCGTAGTCGGCGTACTGCACGGCCGGCGGCTGCCAGCCGGGCGCGCCGCCCGCGAGCCGCGCGCCGTAGGCGGTGCTCAGGTCCCGGCCGAGCGGGCCGACGGACCAGCCGTCGCTGGCGATGTGGTGCAGGAGCAGCAGCAGGTAGTGCTCCTCGTCCGACACCCGGAACACCCAGGCGCGCACGGGGATCTCGGCCGCCAGGTCGAAGGGGGTGCGCGAGGCGGCGGAGACGGCCTCGTCGACGCCGTCGGCCGCCACGTCGACCCGTTCCAGGGCGACCAGGGCCTCTTCGGCCGGCCGGATCGACTGGAGGGGCTCGCCGCCCACCGAGGGGAAGACCGTCCGCAGCGCCTCGTGCCGCCCGACCACGTCGTTCACGGCCGCGCCGAGGGCGTCCACGTCCAGGCGGCCGGCGAGCCGGATCAGCCAGGGCACGTTGTATGTGGAGCTCGGCCCCTCCAGCTGCCCCAGGAACCACAGCCGGCGCTGCGCGAACGACACCGGGACCTCCGCCGCCCGCTCCACCGGAGCCAGCACCGGACGCTCACCGCCCGCCGCCGACGAGGCCAGGCGCCGAGCGAACTCCCGTACCGACGGGGCACGGAACAGGTCCCGCACCCCGACCTCGTAACCGAGCACCGCACGCACCCGGCTCACCAGACGCGTCGCGAGGAGGGAGTGGCCGCCGAGGGCGAAGAAGTTGTCGTCGGGCTCGACCCGCTCGACCTTCAGGATCTCGCCGAAGATCCCGCAGAGGATCTCCTCCTGGGCGGTCAGGGAGGCCCGGACCGGGGCGGCGGCCGGAGCGGCCGTCGCGGGGGCCGGGGCGGGGCCGCCGTCGCGGACGACGAAGACACCGGGGATCAGGGCGGCGGGCAGGACGGCCGCCAGGTGCTCCCGTACGGCGGTCTCGTCGAAGGCGGCACCGGCGGCGGGCACGACATGGGCGACGATCCGCCCCGCCGCTCCCCCGGACCGCTCACCGCTCGCGGACTCGTTCCTGACCAGTGCGACGGCGGAGGCGACCTGCTCGTGGGTGCGCAGGGCCTCCTCGATCACGGCGGTGTCGATCACGGTCGTGCCGGTGCCGGCGGCGGTGACGGCGGGCGCGTCGGACAGGGTGCCGATGCGCCGGTCGGGGTCGGCGGTGACGGCTTCCAGGAGTCGGACCAGCCGGGTGCCGAACGCGGCGACGGTCTCCTCGTCGAACAGGTCCTTCGCGTAGTTCCACTCCAGGGTCAGACCCGCCGGGCCGCCGTCCGCCGTGTGGCGCTCGGCCACGGAGACGGCGAGGTCGAACTTGGCGGTGCCGCTGGGCACGTCCGTCCAGGTGACCTCGGCGCCGGGGATCTCGATCCGGCCCTCGTAGCTGTGCTGGAAGGCCAGCATGACCTGGAAGAGCGGGTGGTGGGCGGTCGAGCGGGTCGGGTTCAGCTCCTCGACCAGCCGCTCGAAGGGGATGTCCTGGTGGCCGTACGCCTCCAGGTCGGTGGACCGGACCCGCTCCAGCAGCTCACGGAACGAGGGGTCCTCGGAGGTGTCCGTGCGCAGCACGACGGTGTTCACGAAGAAGCCGACGAGGTCGTCGAGCCCGTCCTCGGTACGGCCCGCCAGCGGCGCGCCGATCGGGATGTCGGTGCCCGCGCCCAGCCGGGTCAGCAGGGCGGCCATCGCCGCCTGCATCACCATGAACAGGGTCGACTGGTTGTCCCTGGCCAGCTCGGAGAGCCGGCCGTGCAGGGCGGCCGGGACGCCGAAGCGGTGGATGCCGCCCCGGTACGAGGCCACCTGCGGGCGGGTGCGGTCCGACGGAAGGTCGAGAACCTCGGGCAGTTCGCTCAACTGACCGCGCCAGTACGAGAGCTGGCGCGCCTCCAGGCTCTCCGGGTCCTGGGCGTCACCGAGCAGACCCCGCTGCCAGACCGCGTAGTCGGCGTACTGCACCGGCAGCGGCTCCCACGCGGGGGCGAACCCGGCGAGCCGCGCCCCGTACGCCACGCTCAGGTCCCGGCCCAGCGGGCCGACCGACCAGCCGTCGCTCGCGATGTGGTGCAGCAGCAGGAGCAGGACGTGCTCGTCCTCCGAAATCCGGAACACCCACGCGCGCACCGGAATCTCGGACGACAGATCGAACACCCGCTCCGACGCGGCGGCCACCGCGTCGTCCACACCTTCGGCGGTGACGTCCACCCGTTCCACGGGCACCCGCACGTCCCCGGCCGGCCGGACCGACTGCTGGGGCTCGCCGCCCACCGAGGGGAAGACCGTCCGCAGTGCCTCGTGCCGTCCGACCACGTCGTTCACGGCCGCGTCGAGCGCGTCCACGTCCACCCGGCCCGAGAGCCGGATCAGCCACGGCACGTTGTACGTCGAACTCGGCCCCTCCAGCTCGCCCAGGAACCACAGCCGGCGCTGCGCGAACGACACCGGGACCTCCGCCGCCCGCTCCACCGGAGCCAGCACCGGACGCTCGCCGCCCGCCGCCACCGACGCGAGCCGCCGAGCGAACTCCCGTACCGACGGGGCACGGAACAGATCGCGCACCCCCACCTCGTGACCGAGCACCGCACGCACCCGGCTCACCAGGCGCGTCGCGAGGAGGGACTGACCGCCGAGGGCGAAGAAGTTGTCGTCCACCCCCACCCGCTCCACACCCAGCACCTCGCCGAACAACCCACACAGAATCTCTTCCTGCACGGACACGTTCACCATTCACTCCTCAGTCGTCGATCGAAAGAAATTCCGTAGGGGACAAGCGGATTACTGCCGGACTGCTCCGCAGGAAAGGGCAGCCCTGGGCCGCCTGGGCCCTCTAGGCCATGAGCTTGCGGATCTCGGTGATGAGGCCGACGAGGGCCTCACGCTCCGGGACGGTCGTCTCCGGGTGCCACAGGTCCACGAGGAGGCAGGTGCGCGGCCGGACGCCGTCGTTCCACGCCTCGTGCTCGAAGGAGTAGTCGAAGAGCAGGCACTCGCCCTCCTTCCACTGCCGGGTCTCGCCGGCCACGGTGATCCCGCACCCCTCCGGGATGTCGACCGCGAGGTGCAGGTTGATGCTGAAGTTCCAGAGGTCGCAGTGCGGGGCGATCGAGGCGCCGGGCAGCAGGGTGGAGAAGTGGCTCTCCAGGAGGGTGCAGAGCTTGCCCTGCTCCAGGACCTCGCGGGTCAGGACGTCGTACGCGGTGGGCACGAGCGGGGCCGAGGACTCGACCGGCGCGCCGTCCCGGAACAGGTAGAGCGCCTGCCAGTTCTCCTGCCGGGTGAGGTAGTGCTCGTAGTCGGAGAAGGCGCTCTTCCGCTCGGCCCAGGCCTCGTCCAGCTCCCGTCTGATCGCGGCGTGGCCGGCCTCGAAGGCGCGGACGACCGGGGCGACCTCGGGGTGCCCGTAGGGGTCGTGCCAGGGGGTCTGGGAGATCCCCGGCATGATCCACTTGGCGTTCTTCTGGAGCGGGTGCCGCTCCTGCTGCTTGCGGTACAGCATGTCCTCGACACGGACGATCGAGTCGGCTCCGTGCCGGTCCTTCACGTCCTGGAAGATCGCGTCGATCTCGGGGGTCATGGCTCGCTCTCTCTTCCGTCAGGCCGCGAGGGCCGGGGCGGCCGTCGCCGGGGCGGTGGCCGCGGGGGCGGTCTCGTACAGGGCGGGGATACGGGTGGGCAGCGAGCCCCAGGTCTCGGGGGTGTAGAAGTGGCCGCCCGGCAGCACGTCGTGGCGGTACTCGCCGGCGGCGAGGTCGCGCCACTGCTCGGCGGCGCGCGGGTCGATGACCTCGTCGGCATCCCCGTTGATCACCTGGACCGGCACGGAGACCTGGGCGCCGTCGCGGTAGTAGAAGGTGTCGCGGATGCGCACGTCCGCGCGCATCAGGTCGAGCGCCATCTCGCGCAGGTCCGGGTCGTCCAGGACGTGCTGCGGCAGCAGCCCGAACGTCTCCATCCAATGCATGATCTGCTCGTCGGTGTCCCGCTGCGCGGGGAACATGTCCTGGACGGTGAGACCCCGGCTCGGGGCGTTCGCGGAGGAGACGACCAGAGCCTTGGGGAGCGGGCCGCCACGCTCCTCGATGCGGGCGGCGACGTCGAAGGCCATCCAGCCGCCCATGCTGTGGCCGAAGAGGACGTAGTCCCGGTCGGCGGCGGAGAGCACGGCAGCCACGGCGTCCTCGGCCAGCTCGTCCCAGTTGTCGGGGCAGTCCTCGGCGAACCGGCCCTCACGGCCGGGGTAGCAGATCGCGGCCAGTTCGACGCCCTCGGGCAGCACGTCCGCCCAGGGCATGTACGAGCCGGCGCCGCCGCCGCAGAAGCCCAGGCAGATGAGCCTCAGGCGCGCGTCGGGGTCCTGCCGGGGGCGGACCACAATGGTGTCCTGCACGGTCTGTCCTTACGTCGTCGAAGTGGGGGGGGTGTCAGGCCGCGGTCGTGGCGCGCAGGGCGTCGACGTGGTCGGCGAGGTCGCGCAGCCGGGGGTGCTTGTAGACGTCCTTGACGGGGACCGGCCGGCCGAGGCTCTTCTTCAGGCGTCCGACGACGCGGAGCGCCATCAGGGAGTGGCCGCCGAGGGCGAAGAAGTCGTCGTCGACACCGATCGAGGCCCGGCCGAGGACCTCGGACCAGACGCCCGCGATCAGCCGCTCGGTCTCGGTGGCCGGGGCGCCGCCCGCGGCCTGGGCCGGACCGCCGGCCGCCTCGGGGGCGGGCAGGGCGGCGGTGTCGAGCTTGCCGTTGGGGGTCAGCGGCAGCGCGTCGAGGAACACGTAGTCGGAGGGGAGCATGAACTCCGGGAGCGCCTGCGCCGCGTGCTTGCGCAGCAGCGCCGCGCCCGGCTCCGTACCGGTGCCGGTCTCCGTACCGGCGGCGGTCTCCGTACCGGCGGCGGGGACGAGGTAGGCGACGAGACGGTCGCCGGAGGCCTCGGCGCCGTCCGTGGCGTCGGCCGCCGGGCGGATCTGGACCACGGCCGTGGCGACCTCCGGGTGGGAGGCGAGGACGTGCTCGATCTCCCCCAGCTCCATGCGGTAGCCCCGGAACTTGACCTGCCGGTCGGCGCGGCCGACGAACTCCAGGCCGTGCGCCGTGCGCCGGACCACGTCGCCGGTCCGGTACATCCGGCTGCCGGGCGTACCGAAGGGGTCGGCCGGGAAGCGCTCGGCGGTCAGCTCCGGCTGGTTCACATAGCCGAGGGCCAGTCGCGGTCCCGCGATGCAGAGTTCACCGGGCTCGCCGTCCGGGACCTGGCGTCCGGTCGCGTCCAGGACGTGGAGCCGGTTGCCGGGCAGGGCGTCGCCGATGTGCGGGCCCTCGCCGGTGATCCAGGCGGCGGTCGCGTCCACGGTGCACTCGGTCGGCCCGTACAGGTTGAGCGCGTCGAGGACGCCGTTCGCGGTGGCCTCGGACAGCTCGCGCCAGGTCCGCTCGGGGACCGGCTCGCCGCCCATGAAGAGGCGCGGGACCCGGCCGTCGGCGCGGGGCCGCAGCAGGGTGGCGCGGAGCATCTCCCAGTGCGAGGGCGTGAGGTCGAGGTCGGTCACGGCGAGCCGGTCGAACAGCTCCTCCAGGCGCTCCGGGTCCTTGCGCACCTCGTCGTCCAGGACGACGACGCTGTCGCCCCGGCAGACCCGGACCCACTGCTGGACGGAGGCGTCGAAGGAGACGCCGGCGTTCCAGGCGACGGTACGCGGCTCGGGGGCGTACGCCCCGAACTCCTCAAGCGCCGCGACCAGCGAGGCCACACCGGCCCGGGTGGCCTCCACGCCCTTGGGGCGGCCGGTGGAACCGGAGGTGAAGATGACGTACGCCGGAGCGTCGGCGGCCGGCAGGTCGTCGAACGGTACGGGGGCGGGCGAGCGCTCGGGCAGCGCCGCCGGGTCGACCAGCTCGACGCCCGCCGGGGCGAACCCGGTGTCGGCACCCGCGTCGGCGACGAGGACCCGGATGCCGGACTCCTCGGCCATGAAGGTGAGGCGGTCGTGCGGATAGGCCTGGTCGAGCGGGACGTACGCGGCTCCGGCGCGCCAGGTGGCGAGCAGGGCGACGACGAGTCCGGCGCCGCGCCGCAGGTGGATGCCGACGCGGTCGCCCGGGGCGACACCGCGGGCGATCAGCTCACCGGCGAGGAGGCGGGTGCGCTCCTCCAGCGCGGCGAAGGTCAGGGTGGCGTCGGAGCCGTGGACGGCGAGACGGTCGGGGTGGCTGCGCGCGACCCGCAGGAAACGGGCCGGCGCGTCGATGGGCTCCTCGTGGAGGACGGCCATGGAACACGCTCCTTGGTACGGGAGGGTCGGGTGGGGCGGGGATGGTGTGGTGGCGCGGCTCAGGCGAAGCGTGCCGCCGGGCGTACCGACGGGTGGCAGTCCTCGACGTCGGCCGGGTTGCCCATGGCGACGACGATCTTCCGGTCGCCGCGGAAGGGGTCGCGGCCGTGGGAGGTGAGGATGTTGTCGACGAGCATCACGTCGCCGACCTGCCACCGCTCGCGGACGGTCGCCTTGTCGTACGCCTCCTGGAGCGCGTCCAGGTCCTCGCGGCTGAGCGGGGTGCCGTCGCCGAAGGCGGTGTTGAACGGCAGGCCCTCGCGGCCGAACTCGTCGACCAGGGTCTCGCGCAGCTCCTCGTCGAGCGCCCATTCGTTCCAGAAGACCAGGTGGTTGAACCAGACCTCCTCGCCCGTGTCCGGGTGGCGGATGGTGCCGGGGCGGACCTGGCTGGTGCGCAGGTTGCCGTCCTCCTGCCAGTCGAGGGCGATGCGGTTCTCGGCGCAGTAGCGCTCGACGTCCGCCGGGTCCTCGGTGGCGAAGGCGGTCTTCCAGTCGGTGGAGATGTATTCCGAGTAGCTGCGCTGGAGCAGCCAGCCGTGCTCGCGCATCTTCTCGGCGAGCGCCGGCGGGACGTTCGCGAGCACCTTGCGGACGTCGGCGACCGGGGTCGCGCCCTGCTCGGCGGGGGCGGTCAGGCAGCCGAAGAGGAGGGCACGGGGGAAGGTCAGCGTGTAGCTGTTCTCGTTGTGCATGCGGATGGACTGCGACGGCGGCAGGTCCGTGGAGGAGAAGACGTCGTCGCCGAAGCTGCTGCGCGGGGTGGCCTTCTCGCGGTACGGGGTGCGCTCGGGGACGAGCACGTCACGGACGCGGGCGAAGTCCTCGACCGTACGCACCGGCAGGCCGCGCAGGTACAGGGCGCCGTGCACATGGAGGGCCCCGGTCAGCTCGGGCAGCCGCTCCTGGAGCCAGGCGCAGGCCTCGTCGATGCCGGCGAAGGCGGGGGCCTCGGCGGTGGCGGGCTTGCCGGGGGTGGTCCGCCAGTCGAGGACGGCGGTGGGCGCGGGCGCCGGGACGGTCGGGGCGGCGGCGCGAACGGCGTTGGCGCGTACGGCGGTTCGCACGGTCGTGGTGGTCACCGGGGCTTCCTTTCGTGGATGAGTGGATGAGCGGATGACGGGGGCGGGGGCAGGGGCAGGGACGCGCGGTGGGCCGGGGAGGCGCCGTCACGCGGCGGCGAGGGCGTTCCTGACGGCCTCGCCGGCCTCCTTGGTGCCGAGGACTCCGCCCAGGTCGGGGGTGCACTGCCCCTCGCTGATCGCCACGCCGACGGCCCGGCGCAGGGCGTCGGCCTCGGTGGCCCAGCCGAGGTGTTCGAGCATCAGGGCGGAGCTGAGGATGGCGCCGAAGGGGTTGCCGATGCCCTGGCCCGCGATGTCGGGGGCGCTGCCGTGCACGGGCTCGTAGAGGCCGAAGCCGGTGACCGGGTTGATGTTGGCGGAGGCCGCGTTGCCGAGGCCGCCGGCGAGCATCGCCGCGAGGTCGCTGAGGATGTCGCCGTACGAGTTGTTGGTGACGATGACGTCGAACTGGGAGGGGTCGGAGATGAACTTCATCGCCGCCGCGTCGACGTACAGGTGGGTGGACTTGATGTCGGGGCGCTTGGCTGCGGCCTCCTGGAAGGCCCGCTGCCAGACCTGCCCGCCGTGCCGGACGGCGTTCGACTTGTCGACCATGCAGACCCCGCGCTTGGCGATGGAGTACGCGTACTCCATGATCCGCGAGACGCCCATGTGGGTGCTGACGTCGGCGTCGACGGCCATCTCGTGCTCGGTGCCGGCCCGCAGGACGCCGCCGATGTCGGTGTAGAGGCCCTCGGTGTTCTCGCGGACGATGACGCAGTCGAGCTTGCGGGTCCGCTCGTCGCGCAGCGGGCTGAGGCGCTCGTCGAGCAGGGCGGCCGGGCGGTGGTTGACGAAGAGGTCGAGGTCGAAGCGGAGGCGCAGGAGGACGCCGCGGCCGTAGTCGGAGGTCTTGACGCGGGGGTCGCCGATGGCGCCGAAGAGCACGGCGTCGCTGGCCTTGACGCGCTCGAAGTCCTCGTCGGAGAGGGAGACGCCGGTACGGAGGTAGGTGTCGGCGTTGACGTGGTCGAGGACGTCGAAGCGCAGGTCGAGGCCGAGGGCGTCGATGGTCTCCAGGGCCTCCCTGGTCACCTCGGGGCCGATGCCGTCGCCGGGTATGACGGTCACTGTCCTGGTCATGAGGGGTCTCACCGTTTCTTGGCTGATGGCGGGTGGTCGTTCAGGGGAGGAGGCGGGCGCGGGCCGCCGCGAGGATCTGCGGGGAGCGGTTGAAGGCCACGCGGACGTAGTTCCGGCCGCGCTCCTCGTCGGCGAAGAACGGCGTGCCGGGGGCGAGGAGGACGGAGGACTCCTCCAGGACGCGGCGGACGAAGGTCCGGCAGTCCTCGTCCGTGGCTCCGCGGATGTCGGCGAGGACGAAGCAGCCTCCCTCCGGCAGCCGGAAGGTGAGCCCCATCCGGGCGAGGATGTCCGCCGTCTCGTCGCGGGCCTGGGACAGCTCCTTCGCGGCCGTGAGGGAGGCCGCGTCGAAGAGGTCGGTGAGGCCCGCGGCCAGCTGGAGCGGGGCGCCGGCGCCGTTGGTGGTGATCTCGTGGACCCGCCGGAAGACCCGGGTGAGTTCCGGCCGGGCCCGCAGGAACCCGAGCCGCCAGCCGCTGATGGCGTGGCTCTTGGAGAGCGAGCCGACGACCACGCTGCGGTCCCGCAGGGAGGGGACGTCGGCGACCGAGAGGTGCGGGCGGTCGTCGAAGACGAGGTTGGCGTACACCTCGTCGGAGATGACCGTCACGTCCCACCGCTCGCACAGTGCGGCGATCCGCTCCAGGTCCTCCGCCGACAGGGTCTGGCCCGTCGGGTTGGCCGGGGTGTTCAGGATGATCGCCCGGGTGGCGGGACCGAAGGCCGCGGCCAGCTCGTCCGGGTCGAGCCGCCAGTCGGGGCTCACCGGCCCCTCCGGCTCGTGGAGGCGGACGAACTTCGGCCGGGCGCCCGCCAGTTCGACGGCGCCGAGGAAGTTCTCGTAGTACGGGTCCAGGAGGACGACCTCGTCGCCCGGGTCGACCAGCGAGAACAGCGCCACGCACAGCGCCTCGGTGCCGCCGACCGTGACGGTCAGCTCGGTGTCCGGGTCGGCGGGGGTCGTGAAGGACTCCGCGATCCGGCGGCGGATGTCCGCGCCGCCGTGGGGCAGTTCGTACTGGTTGACGCCGCCGCGCAGGGCCCGTACGGCCTCCTCGACGAGGGGCTTCGGGGTCTCCGGCGCGCCGGGCGTGCCCACGGCCAGGTCGATGGCGCCGCGCTCGCGGGCCAGCAGGAACAGCTCCGCGAGGTTGCCCTTGGGGATGCGCCCGGCCCGCTCGGAGACGGCCGCCCGGCCGCCCGTCGCGGTCGCGGACACCGCCGTGGCGGTCTCCGCCGTGGCGGTCTCCGCCGTCACGAGGCCCGCCGGAGCTTCGCCGCGTCCGGGGAGGAGAAGGTGCCGCGGGTGATGCTGGTCATCCAGGCCGGCCGGCGCTCCTCGAAGGCGGCGATCACGTCGGCCTTGCGGAGGGTCACGTCGATGTCGTCGAGGCCGTTGAGGAGGAGCCAGCGCGCACGGTGGTCCGCCTCGAAC contains:
- a CDS encoding aspartyl/asparaginyl beta-hydroxylase domain-containing protein, producing MTPEIDAIFQDVKDRHGADSIVRVEDMLYRKQQERHPLQKNAKWIMPGISQTPWHDPYGHPEVAPVVRAFEAGHAAIRRELDEAWAERKSAFSDYEHYLTRQENWQALYLFRDGAPVESSAPLVPTAYDVLTREVLEQGKLCTLLESHFSTLLPGASIAPHCDLWNFSINLHLAVDIPEGCGITVAGETRQWKEGECLLFDYSFEHEAWNDGVRPRTCLLVDLWHPETTVPEREALVGLITEIRKLMA
- a CDS encoding thioesterase II family protein, coding for MQDTIVVRPRQDPDARLRLICLGFCGGGAGSYMPWADVLPEGVELAAICYPGREGRFAEDCPDNWDELAEDAVAAVLSAADRDYVLFGHSMGGWMAFDVAARIEERGGPLPKALVVSSANAPSRGLTVQDMFPAQRDTDEQIMHWMETFGLLPQHVLDDPDLREMALDLMRADVRIRDTFYYRDGAQVSVPVQVINGDADEVIDPRAAEQWRDLAAGEYRHDVLPGGHFYTPETWGSLPTRIPALYETAPAATAPATAAPALAA
- a CDS encoding non-ribosomal peptide synthetase, whose product is MAVLHEEPIDAPARFLRVARSHPDRLAVHGSDATLTFAALEERTRLLAGELIARGVAPGDRVGIHLRRGAGLVVALLATWRAGAAYVPLDQAYPHDRLTFMAEESGIRVLVADAGADTGFAPAGVELVDPAALPERSPAPVPFDDLPAADAPAYVIFTSGSTGRPKGVEATRAGVASLVAALEEFGAYAPEPRTVAWNAGVSFDASVQQWVRVCRGDSVVVLDDEVRKDPERLEELFDRLAVTDLDLTPSHWEMLRATLLRPRADGRVPRLFMGGEPVPERTWRELSEATANGVLDALNLYGPTECTVDATAAWITGEGPHIGDALPGNRLHVLDATGRQVPDGEPGELCIAGPRLALGYVNQPELTAERFPADPFGTPGSRMYRTGDVVRRTAHGLEFVGRADRQVKFRGYRMELGEIEHVLASHPEVATAVVQIRPAADATDGAEASGDRLVAYLVPAAGTETAAGTETGTGTEPGAALLRKHAAQALPEFMLPSDYVFLDALPLTPNGKLDTAALPAPEAAGGPAQAAGGAPATETERLIAGVWSEVLGRASIGVDDDFFALGGHSLMALRVVGRLKKSLGRPVPVKDVYKHPRLRDLADHVDALRATTAA
- a CDS encoding TauD/TfdA family dioxygenase, whose product is MTTTTVRTAVRANAVRAAAPTVPAPAPTAVLDWRTTPGKPATAEAPAFAGIDEACAWLQERLPELTGALHVHGALYLRGLPVRTVEDFARVRDVLVPERTPYREKATPRSSFGDDVFSSTDLPPSQSIRMHNENSYTLTFPRALLFGCLTAPAEQGATPVADVRKVLANVPPALAEKMREHGWLLQRSYSEYISTDWKTAFATEDPADVERYCAENRIALDWQEDGNLRTSQVRPGTIRHPDTGEEVWFNHLVFWNEWALDEELRETLVDEFGREGLPFNTAFGDGTPLSREDLDALQEAYDKATVRERWQVGDVMLVDNILTSHGRDPFRGDRKIVVAMGNPADVEDCHPSVRPAARFA
- a CDS encoding isocitrate/isopropylmalate dehydrogenase family protein, encoding MTRTVTVIPGDGIGPEVTREALETIDALGLDLRFDVLDHVNADTYLRTGVSLSDEDFERVKASDAVLFGAIGDPRVKTSDYGRGVLLRLRFDLDLFVNHRPAALLDERLSPLRDERTRKLDCVIVRENTEGLYTDIGGVLRAGTEHEMAVDADVSTHMGVSRIMEYAYSIAKRGVCMVDKSNAVRHGGQVWQRAFQEAAAKRPDIKSTHLYVDAAAMKFISDPSQFDVIVTNNSYGDILSDLAAMLAGGLGNAASANINPVTGFGLYEPVHGSAPDIAGQGIGNPFGAILSSALMLEHLGWATEADALRRAVGVAISEGQCTPDLGGVLGTKEAGEAVRNALAAA
- a CDS encoding pyridoxal phosphate-dependent aminotransferase, which gives rise to MTAETATAETATAVSATATGGRAAVSERAGRIPKGNLAELFLLARERGAIDLAVGTPGAPETPKPLVEEAVRALRGGVNQYELPHGGADIRRRIAESFTTPADPDTELTVTVGGTEALCVALFSLVDPGDEVVLLDPYYENFLGAVELAGARPKFVRLHEPEGPVSPDWRLDPDELAAAFGPATRAIILNTPANPTGQTLSAEDLERIAALCERWDVTVISDEVYANLVFDDRPHLSVADVPSLRDRSVVVGSLSKSHAISGWRLGFLRARPELTRVFRRVHEITTNGAGAPLQLAAGLTDLFDAASLTAAKELSQARDETADILARMGLTFRLPEGGCFVLADIRGATDEDCRTFVRRVLEESSVLLAPGTPFFADEERGRNYVRVAFNRSPQILAAARARLLP